GGACACcaaatgcatacacatcagataTGGCAGTGGCTTGACGGCTAGAATTGCGGGTCTCAGGTGCTTTACATGCTGTAGAATCAGGATCTTCAGTAGATGTGTCTGCAAGGGCAGCAAGGCAATAGTCTGTGATGCAGGCCTCAAAATCAGCTCCAAGGAGAACGTTGGAAGATTTCAGGTTGCCATGAATTAACTTTGATTCTTGATGGATATAGGCAAGACCCTGGGCTACATCTTCTGCAATCTTTAAGCATGATGTCCAGTGAAGAGGCTTTGCTCTTGTTGATCTTGAACCTGTCCGCATTTTTGTTAGTTATGAGCAACATAATGTAAGCACTGCCTATGGCAGTTGCATATGCATCAGATTCAGGTTCAAAGAGGAATCTTGAAAACATATTCTACAACAGAGCCAGAATATAATCCTGCTTCTTGTCAAACTTTTAACATAGAAACAAATGCCAGCAGTATTCGCAACTAGGTAAACATTCTCAAGATAACTTTCAAAATGGCAGAAGATTGGATAGGCAACCTAAAGTAAACATCAAAAGGCAACCACAGAGATGTAAATCTTTAATTTATCAGGATGACTCCAATACATTGGTCAATAATTGAATGAATTATAGAAATCATCCCTAGCATAGCAATATTACTGCCAACAACGACCCAATAGTTATATTGTTGGgataattacaaaaaattaccctgtgatttaatgtatttttaagtaGAATCCTGTACTTTAATTCATAACAAAAAGGATGTGCACTTTCACGCTGTtagcaaaatgaaatttttttctttaaacacCACTAAATATTACTGATAATTTACAATTTACTCCCTAATATTTAGTAAAAGCTACATTTTAGTCTCTGCACTTTTAAATTTAGTCTTTTAAGATTTTGGATtagtaaaataatttcttaatttaaactttatatttttaattaaaatttaattcctatattttcataaattagtctctaaatattgtaattaataataaatcattatatttacaaattaatttctctgtttattaaattttaatatcttatatatgaaaaataacaaaaaaaattaaataaaaaatttgatatcCCTTTTTCGTCCTAAATAAAATCATTGAGAAAGGAAAATTAGACGAAAAATAATTCTTTGGCCATGAATTTAGATACATATTATactaagattttttatttaatttttattttattaatttatttctaaatttaagatattaaatttaataaacatgtgAGATTAATTTGTAAACAAACATAAGCacttatttgtaaataattataatatttagagatcAATTTGTAAGAATATAGGGATGAGTTATAACTAAAgggaatattttattataaaacaacactttataactaaatttataaatatatgaactaaattatatattttataaaactttaaggattaaaatgtaatttaccctatttaaaaaattttttaattaaatttttaaatgacaCATTAGAATTTATTACCGGTGTTAGAGAGAAACCCTTACATAGTGTTTGGTTCACTTCTATGATTAGAATTATgtgaaattcaattaaattctagATAAAATTCATTTGAAATGAATTTCACTATTTGGTTTGGTTTCATATAAAATacagaattcaattgaattccataTAATTTCTGTTTGGTTTAATTTcagaattgaaatttatttgttCTCAATTCCTAAATTACCTTAAAgggataatatatatatatatattattggaAAAATCTTATTTACAATAAATGTATAATAATTAACCACCAGCACTACTGCTTCTACTACTActcctaataataataaataatgtaaaCCCTCTAACAATATattgataaaatcaaaataaataatatgagaGTCGTATTTGTGTGTACTCTAGTGTTCCATTCAACCAATTCAAGAAAGTGAAAGTTAAAGATAGATGGCCGAAGCATctattacttttatttaatatttataaataatataaaattttaaaaaagtataattatttattaaaataatttttaatcatttattttgtaatcattaatatttttaatgatttattaattttcagttatttatttaattaactagtaaaataaatgataattgaGACGTTTTGTTAGAAGCATTTTAGTCTACAAAACATTGTTATGTAAGTTTCGAGGAATTCATTTCAAATTCCATCAAAATATGAaggaattaattttagttataaccAATTCCATAGAATTCAATTCTAGGAATTGAattctaatttttctttaaaccaaacacacaaaatatggaattcaattgaattccacaAATTTTAGGAATTGGAATTGAACGAAATATAGTGTTACTTTGCTAATGGAATGAAATCACATAACTCTTTTTACCACAAATTAAATTACAGGACCTTACTTGAAAAATAAGGTCAAATCATAAAGTAGTATTTTTTGTAATTATCCCTATATTGTTTGAGAAAACTTTATGAAGCCAAAGTTCATAAATCCAGCATATGCAACATTAGAAGAGTAAATCAAACCATGCAACTCAAATAGCATTCAAATTAATCTTTAGTGTTTGTCAAGGTGCATTTACTCAGATCAACTTCAATAGACAAATTATGAAACCACATATACCACAACAGAGAGGTAAAGAAACACCAAGATTTTGCATGTCATGCACATATGGATGACAATTAACTAGTTAATCCAAAAGTAGTGGAGCTAGTATTTTAATATTGTCTTCAAAGTGCCAACAATCAGAATGTCGATATTTTGATAACTTGATACCATATAGATATCAAGTTTTCAGGTTATAGTAAGTATATCTTGAAGTTAATTCACCAGTTGGAGGTTTGAATAGCAGATCATGAGAGTAGCTGATAGGACTGCGTGGCTAGTCCAAGGATCTAAATAATTTGTCCCCCATTCCCCACAACTAGCATTGAGGTCCCTGGCAAACTTATCACGCTTATGTCATTTTAACCATTAAACTAAAAGCAGTCTTCATTATCCAATGAGTAATTAGCCTCATCCTGAAATTACAAAcctattttttatcttttaaaaaagaaaaaatcaaccACTGTTTGAAGGAAATTCAGATTCAGATTACAAATCTGGATCTACAGGCTTTTTGTTTGGGATAAAGCCAACCAATGCAAGGAAGTCTtaatttacattaaaaaataatgcaGCAAGTAAATGTAAAAACGACTCTggaacaaagaagaaaaaaagtgtAGCGGCCCCTATCTTTCAAATTCAAGATTTATCCATAGCATGCTTCAGAATTCTCTTAAACAAGACCTATAATACTACGACAAACAATGTTAATTTCACCAGTCACAGTCAACACCTTGATTATTgtccttgatttttttttcctttttcctaaTAGCGGTTCATCTTGAAAATAACACCGTGATTGTCGGCAGTTAACAGAATGTGTTAAAAGTCCAAACTCAGTCTAAAACAGTGTTACAGGATTCCACAATTATTACGATTATGAAAAAGGGCACCAGATATCCACACAAAACACACCTACACACCAGCCAAAAAAACAACAATCAGAGATGTGGCATGCCAAGTGGGTCATACTGGGTAATTCTCTAGGTCCATAATGTGTGGTCATGTATCGAGTACAATAAAGGATACAGTTTCAAACTCCGATCAACCAACTTTATTTGAACTGGTAAGCATATTCCTTCAAATGTATTGCACCCAATGTAAATATTGAGCCATTCGTATATATAATAAAACCACTTGAAAGTAGCAATTCTAACTGcatattttaattgttcaccATAGAGTGGATAATTTTGCAATAACTTAAGCAGAGAAAACAcaccaaaaaaagaaagaaagaaagaaagaaacacAGCGAAAGGAATTCTAGAAATCCAAAATATACCGTGAATGAGATTGAAGAGGCTGCCATTGGGTTGATAATCATATATAACAAGCCTCTCTCCCTTGGCCTGGAAGTATGCCATGATTGGCACCAATTTTGGATGGCGAAGACCACTCAAAGCTTCCATAAGCCCTTCGAAGGCATCGCTACTCGTACTGGCACTCTTACTGGCATCAAGCCTCTTCACCGTCACTATCAGCTGATTATCTAGCACAGCCTTATAGGTAGTCCCCATAGTTCCTCTCCCCAGCAACTCCGCTGATGCTCTCATTAGCTGCTCCAATGTGTACATCTGTCTCTTCTCACCACAAAACACCAAACCACCACTCTTCTCCAATCTTCTCACTTTCTGTACTTCGATTTCTTGCGTTTTCGAAGTTACTGTAACTTCACCAGATTCTCTTGTAGCTTTGGCGTCTTCTATCGAGTTCGTATGAATCGAATTCGCAGTTGCAGATGTTGCTGCCGCCGGCTGTTTTTCCTTCACATTTACTTGTTTGTTCTGTTTCTTGACCAAAGAAAAAAAGATGCACAGAAGAGACACGATCAATACCGAGACACCAGCCGCGAAACCAAGAATAGCAGTAGTTCTCCTGTGCTTATGTGAAGACGACGGAGACAAAACTGCTAAACCAGCTCCGCCTTCCGCCTGTGCGCTCTGGCCTAGCGGTGCTGCTGGCGAGGTGGCACTGGAAGATAATGGCGGATCAAAAAATGGAGACCGCACCCTAGTACATGCCTTGTTGATAATCTCACCACAGAGATCCGGGTTTAGAGAAAACGATGACGTATCAAACTTGGAAAGGGTAGGCGTGACAGGAATTGGCCCCGTGAGATTATTCCCGGATACATTGAAAGAAACGAGAAAAGACTGGTTAAAAGGCGGCAGCGAACCGTAAAATCGGTTCCATTCTAGACGAAGCAAGCTAAGCCGGTCGAGAGCAGACAACTGAACCGGAATGTTGCCGGTGAAATTATTATAAGAAAGATCAAGAACAGTGAGCCTATGAAGCAACAAAATAGACGGCGGGAAAGATCCAGAGAAGGAGTTGTGGCTCAAAAAGAGAGATTTCAAGTTAACGAGAGGAGAGAGGTCGGGAACAGGACCGGAGAGAGAGTTATTCTGCAGGCTAAGGACTCGGAGCTGGTCGAGGCGGGAGAGAGTGTACGGCGCGAATGTGCCACGAAGAGAGAAACCTTGGAGGACGAAGCGGACGACGCGGCCTTGGGCGCACTTGACGCCTTGCCATTGGCAGTAGTCGAAGCGCTCATTGATGAGATAGAGAAGCTTGTTGTCCAAGTCGGCCTTGGACttgaaagaaagaagagaaacggCATCGGATGGGAGGAGGTAGCTTGTGGTCTGAGAAAACGACGGAGGAGCCGCACCGGCGAAGATGAGGAAGAGAAGGAACAGAAGCATTGCAATGGAGTGAGGAGGGAAACGGAGAAAGTGGCGGTGGTGTTATGGAGTGCGGAGCAGCTGGCTTTGTAGTTTTTAGTGGGAACTGAGTAGGTCACGTGCGGTACGAGTGGGGCAGTgaatgactttcggcttccccAAGCTATGCTCTGTTGCAAATGGCAGGCTGCGAGAAATTGCTTGAATGCATGCATTCGTGTGTACTCACATCCAATGGATAGAAAATTAACAGCTCATTTGATTCGCACAAAGAAATTTATCGGTGTTAAAATTGAAATCTGGATCGAAAATAGAatggtaaatttttatttacctTAAGctcattataataaaaataaaaataaaaataaaaatttaatatttttggtCACCTGATCAAGACACGTGTGTCAAAGTCTATTAATTACAAGTTAGAAGACTTATCAATATCGATTAGACTCTCAATATACATGATGGACGGAGATATCAAACTTAATATTAACCCCTCAAACTTTGATATTCACATCAAATAAACTCGATATACACAGAGATATCAGACTTGTACTAATACCTCAAATTTTGAGATTcacatcaaaataaaattttaaatacatatATTATGACTATCATGATATAATGTATATATTAGAAATGATATGATCTAAGCtaattgaatattaataaattaactctctttattaataacaaaattttcatatataatgaaaaaaaaaattattttattgatcttttaaaaaaaataaactctaAAATCTTAATCTCTCAAAACATATTATCCAactctattattattttcattaaacaccccaaatattatttttaaaatcctaAAAAATTACTCTTCACGTATCTGCCTCCTAATTACTCTAAACCTCACCTTcatcatattttaaataatattttaatataaaaataaaatatcattatctaaatataataaaataaaaaagtgttaaaattaaatttaccatttttatatttttaaatgacgtaaattataatttaatttttataatttagtaaaatataaaaaattgtttatatattttaaataatcagAAGATTTAGAGACAATTTATATCGATATATAGGTTTATTTATGAATAAAtgttatatttaaatatcaatttataaaatataaaagttcatTTATGAGTaagtataatattatattatagtttataaaaaaaaattagacatattaaataattgtaatatttaataatcaatttataataatataagacTTTATTACTCAATGAGtatcataattaaaaatatagctaCTATTTGTAAATAATTAGGTTTTATGGATCAATGAGTaataatattagaataaattgtgaaaaataaaaaaaaaattaaaggatgAAACTATGGATTTCACTGAAACTTAAGAATTTAGTTGTTTAAAATTGATAACATTGTAAAAAGCATTTTATGATCGTAAATGAATGGATTAATTTATAGATTTATTCAAatggtaaaaatttaataaacggAACAAAACTGTAGATTTCacgaaattatatttattaaatttcagtttatcctttTTATGGTGAATAAAAACTTTAaccataaattatatatatatatatattagtaaaagaaatcattaatataatatgTAAAAATAGAAGGTAAATTATTTGAGAAGGCCAATGGTGATTTCCCTTTATAAACACCAATCAAGAAAAATCATGCTACTTTCATGTCATAATAACAActattattttagaaaatttttttatattaactcTCATTATGATAATTTCaagatatattaatttaattttttatatatattcttatgGTTTTTAACTCATTTAATGATAATATACGAAAGAAAATATGATGATCTAAAGagtattttagataaattattatgcTACACGAGAGTCACCTAAAATAGATCATGAGCTATCATCACAGAATAAATTTACGTAGCAAGAATCTAATAAGTGAGTAATACGGTTTCACTCGAGAAAAGAAAGATTCGGACACCTTAATATCCGGttcatcatcaagactcgctcTCTCTTAAATAGGTCGAGTCTCGGTACAAAATTACCGTTATCAGGTATAGTCTCACGTATCCCCATTACGCCTGTAATCGCGAGATCACTAATCTATCAGTTGAtgatatcccttatcaagcagCCGACTACATCATTACCGAATTATCAGGAAAAGCCATATTTACCTCCACTTTCTTATaatacaaaaagaaaaggatcaCAGAGACAAAAATATACAATTCTCTCACACAACTATTctcaagttctaagcaattcgcCTTATTTTTTGGTATACTAACTTAAGTATTGGAGTGATTGCCATGAGCACCCACCACCTCATGTTCTCTTTCTTGTAGGTCTAGCCAATCATAGCACAGCTCTGCTTTCTAGCCGCATCATTTGGTTCTGTTGCTAGGAATATTCATTGGATCCTttttgttcatttggattaaagtcAGTCTCttgtttttgaaaaataaatctctCTTCTCTATCTTTTGAAATGGTCGATGTCATACATATCATTGCAGGAGAACCTAATAAGggcaaagagaaaaataagCGCGTAGCAGAAGTTGTCCTGTTAATTGAACAGGAGCCATGGGCCAAGCAGGAGGTAAAGTTCGGTCCTGCAGACAAAGTGATTGGATTCTTTCAAAATGACCTGCTGGTCGTCAAGATCCTCCTAAATAGGTACGAAGTAAGGAGAGTATTGGTGATTACAGATAGTTCTATTAACCTTCTCATCTTAAATGTTTTAAAAAGTTAGACTTAGATAAAAATAGTATTGTCAAAGTTTTCTATTCGttagtaggattaggagataagGTTGTGGCAGCACTGGACACCATCAACCTCTCCCTAGTGCTGGGTGACCAAAAATATAGGGGAGAATTATATGCAGAGTTTGCGGTGGTAGATATCCCATTTACGTATAATTTGATACTCGACCGTCCAGCTCTAAACTACCACGGTATTGTTATTAATATGGATGTTATGTGTCTTAACTTACCAGCTCCAGGGGGATAGCCGTGGTTCGAGACAACCCGGGGTTGGCCAAAGAATGTTATGGACACCTTGAAAAAATTCTCAGAAAAGTAACAATATCCATCGATCTACTAAAAAAGTTGGAATCTCACATAAAGTTAGAGCCAGTAGGCTTGGTAGAAGAGGTCCAGCTAGGTAAGAAACAAAAGCTACAGTTTGGTACTACATTAACCGGTAAAATAAAGACtcatttaatagagttgttaaAGTACTGAGTAACCACTTTCACTTGGTCTCCAAAAGATGTAATAGGGGTAGACCCGACTCTCATCACTCATAAGTTGTCTGTTGACAAAGCCATCAAATCGgtccaataaaagaaaaaaagatttgCACCGGAGAGGCAACAAGTGATCAAAGAAAAGGTTGACAAGCTATTAAGTGTAGAATTAATAAAGGAAGTCCAGTATCCCACATGACTTGCCAATATGGTCCTGGTGAAAAAGGCTAACGGTTAATGGAAATTGTGCATTGATTTTACTAACCTGAATAAAGCATATCCAAAAGATCATTACCTATTACTATCTATCGACAGGTTAGTAAACTCGACATCGAGTCACACAGTGGTTTTCTTTCTTGATGCCGTTTCaggttaccaccaaatcatgATGGACGCCGAGGACACAGAGAAGACTACGTTCATAACAAATGAAAGAGTTTTCTGCTACAAGGTGATGTCCTTTGGGTTAAAAAATACAGGGGCGACTTACCAAAGGCTGGTGTTAGGCATTTTTAAATACATAATGGGATCAATAGTCGAAGTATACGTAGATGACATAGTGGTAAAGAGCCGATCCTTGGAAGACCATCCAGAAGATATCCAGAAAGTCTTTGACATACTGGACAAGGTGGGCATGAAACTAAACCTTAAAAGGTGCACCTTCGAGGTAAAAGCTGAGAAGTTTCTAGGGTATATAATCTTAGAAAGAGGCATAGAAGCAAACTCTGAGAAGATTAGTGCCATCCAAAACATGGAAGCTCACAAAACTATTGATGAAGTACAGAGGTTGAATGGGCGAGTCACAACCTTAGGTCAGTTCATATCGTGCTCGGCCAGAAGATGTCTCCCATTCTTCAAGGCCTTAAAAGGCAAAGGTAAGATCGTGTGAGGTGAAGAATGTGTAGAGGCATTTGAAAGTCTGAAAACCTTTCTATCATCTCCTCCACTGCTAAGCTCGCCTGTCGAAGGtgagattttatttctatacttGTCTGTGATGCAAAAAACAGTTTGCTCGGTATTCGTTTATGAGAACGATGGGGAACAAAGCCCAATATATTATGCCGGCCAAGTCTTGAAGGGGGCAGAGCTGAACTATCCTCCTCTCGAAAAGTTGGCATTTGCAGTCTTAATGTCAGCCACAAGACTATGTCCGTACTTTGAGTCACACATTATAGAAGTCAAACAAATTATCCTCTGCGAAAGGTTCTACATAGGCTGGAGCTATCAGGGCGGCTATACACCTAGGTGGTAAAATTTTTAGCCTTCGATATTAGGTACGTTCCAAGATAGGCCATAAAAACCCAGTTAGTTGCCGATTTTATCGCAGAAATGACTCTGCTATTAGAGCCTTAGAAACCCCCTAAATTAACCATGGAGGAGTGAAAGGTTTGGGCAGATAGAGCTTGTGGGGCCAGGGATTCTGGAATCGGAATACTGTTATAGTTTCAAACTAGTATAAAGCTTCAATATGCAGCAAAACTCGCCTTTAACGCTACTAAAAATGTAGCCGAGTACGAGACTATAATAATGGCCCTAAGAATTATCAATGAACTATacaaaaatctactaattttagtgactcacatttaattattaattagtgtCAGGGATAATTTAAAGTTCAAGAATCGAACCTTGTCA
This genomic interval from Manihot esculenta cultivar AM560-2 chromosome 12, M.esculenta_v8, whole genome shotgun sequence contains the following:
- the LOC110628580 gene encoding probable inactive receptor kinase At5g67200, with amino-acid sequence MLLFLLFLIFAGAAPPSFSQTTSYLLPSDAVSLLSFKSKADLDNKLLYLINERFDYCQWQGVKCAQGRVVRFVLQGFSLRGTFAPYTLSRLDQLRVLSLQNNSLSGPVPDLSPLVNLKSLFLSHNSFSGSFPPSILLLHRLTVLDLSYNNFTGNIPVQLSALDRLSLLRLEWNRFYGSLPPFNQSFLVSFNVSGNNLTGPIPVTPTLSKFDTSSFSLNPDLCGEIINKACTRVRSPFFDPPLSSSATSPAAPLGQSAQAEGGAGLAVLSPSSSHKHRRTTAILGFAAGVSVLIVSLLCIFFSLVKKQNKQVNVKEKQPAAATSATANSIHTNSIEDAKATRESGEVTVTSKTQEIEVQKVRRLEKSGGLVFCGEKRQMYTLEQLMRASAELLGRGTMGTTYKAVLDNQLIVTVKRLDASKSASTSSDAFEGLMEALSGLRHPKLVPIMAYFQAKGERLVIYDYQPNGSLFNLIHGSRSTRAKPLHWTSCLKIAEDVAQGLAYIHQESKLIHGNLKSSNVLLGADFEACITDYCLAALADTSTEDPDSTACKAPETRNSSRQATAISDVYAFGVLLLELLTGKHPSHHPFLAPTDMLDWVRKVREYDGAEDDQLGMLTEVASVCSLTSPEQRPAMWQVLKMIHEIKESAMVEDNAPPGYS